Proteins encoded by one window of Blautia argi:
- a CDS encoding ParB N-terminal domain-containing protein, whose amino-acid sequence MTEVMKEFIQKNEGEKIIEIEIERLRSFKNHPFQVKDDKEMYLLKESIEKRWGMIQFVT is encoded by the coding sequence ATGACGGAAGTGATGAAAGAATTTATCCAGAAGAACGAAGGTGAAAAGATCATCGAAATTGAGATTGAAAGACTCCGTTCTTTTAAAAATCATCCTTTTCAAGTAAAAGACGATAAAGAGATGTATTTGTTAAAAGAAAGTATAGAGAAGAGATGGGGTATGATCCAATTTGTAACATAA
- a CDS encoding sensor histidine kinase, whose product MKSKFSLKIKLTAISICILTIMCVVLAVFSIFSAGKLIESTDTIPAIPVGENQTEQIIESAAVLPAEAIGNFQGTMIVVMLCLVALGSVLTYVFASKTLKPLEDLTVDVQNINVNNLSQQITVPSTKDEVAELALAFQRMMEKLNQSYQIQKRFSANAAHELRTPLAALQTQLEVFQMKPNREKEEYETLFQSVGESTERLSNLVKDLLTFTNEQTIERREPVELRDLIEEIRFELEDSAAERGIKIHISGQGVIIGDDRLLQRVFYNLLSNAIRYNTDGGTISVDISDSKVMVEDTGIGIPDEAKAHIFEAFFCVDKSRSRELGGSGLGLAVVKSIIEKHGGEIRIENNDPQGSRFVVTFH is encoded by the coding sequence TTGAAAAGTAAATTCAGCTTAAAGATAAAATTGACAGCGATTTCTATTTGCATTTTAACAATCATGTGTGTGGTTCTTGCTGTTTTTTCTATTTTTTCAGCTGGTAAGTTGATTGAATCTACAGATACGATTCCTGCTATTCCTGTTGGAGAAAATCAGACAGAACAAATAATAGAGTCTGCTGCTGTACTTCCTGCAGAAGCTATTGGGAATTTTCAGGGAACAATGATAGTGGTTATGCTTTGTCTTGTCGCTCTGGGATCGGTTTTAACCTATGTATTTGCATCAAAAACACTAAAACCGCTGGAAGATCTTACTGTAGATGTCCAGAACATCAATGTTAATAATTTAAGTCAGCAAATAACAGTTCCTTCAACAAAGGATGAGGTTGCAGAGTTAGCGCTTGCTTTTCAAAGAATGATGGAGAAACTAAATCAGTCATATCAAATTCAAAAAAGGTTTTCAGCAAATGCAGCTCATGAGCTACGGACACCACTTGCAGCTCTTCAAACCCAATTGGAAGTATTTCAGATGAAGCCGAATCGGGAAAAGGAGGAATACGAAACTTTATTCCAAAGCGTTGGGGAAAGTACAGAGAGATTATCAAATCTGGTTAAGGATCTTTTGACATTTACGAATGAACAGACAATTGAGAGGAGAGAGCCGGTTGAACTAAGAGATTTAATAGAAGAAATCCGTTTTGAACTGGAAGACAGTGCTGCTGAAAGAGGTATTAAAATCCACATTTCCGGTCAAGGAGTTATAATCGGTGATGATCGGCTACTGCAAAGAGTATTTTATAATCTTCTTTCTAATGCAATAAGGTATAACACTGACGGAGGAACAATTTCAGTTGATATAAGCGATAGTAAGGTGATGGTAGAAGATACTGGAATAGGGATTCCAGATGAAGCCAAAGCACATATTTTTGAGGCTTTTTTCTGTGTGGATAAGTCCAGAAGCCGAGAGTTGGGAGGTAGCGGTCTTGGATTAGCTGTTGTAAAAAGCATCATTGAAAAACATGGAGGAGAAATTAGGATAGAAAACAACGATCCGCAAGGAAGCAGATTTGTTGTAACATTCCATTAA
- the tet(32) gene encoding tetracycline resistance ribosomal protection protein Tet(32) encodes MKIINIGILAHVDAGKTTLTESLLYTSGAIAEQGNVDKGTTRTDTMILERQRGITIQTAVTSFYWNDYKINIVDTPGHMDFLTEAYRSLSVLDGAVLVISAKDGVQAQTRILFHALQKMDIPTIIFINKIDQNGIDLQCVYQSIKDKLTSDMIVMQEVSLSPKITMTDISALDKWDMIISGSDELLERYVAEDSLDIQELQYEKCKRTRCCSLFPVYHGSAKDNLGTEKLIEAIIETFITETDDIQSELCGYVFKVEYTERKKRLSYLRLYHGTLHLRDTLLLSKKEKIKITEMCIPSNGEIVPADHACPGEIVILADDTLKLNDILGNEKLLPHKTRIDNPMPLLRTTVEPQKPEQREALLNALAEIADTDPLLHFDIDTVTHEIMLSFLGKVQLEVICSLLEEKYHVGVAMKEPSVIYLERPQKKASCTIHIEVPPNPFWASIGLTVTPLPVGSGTQYKSEVSLGYLNQSFQNAVMEGVRYGMEQGLYGWGVTDCQICFDYGVYYSPVSTPADFRFLAPVVLEQALKKAGTQLLEPYLSFTLFAPQEYLSRAYNDAPKYCAIIESTRLEKDEVIFKGEIPARCIGEYRNDLNFYTNGRSVCITELKGYQETSGEPVFQPRRPNSRLDKIRHMFQKIM; translated from the coding sequence ATGAAAATAATCAATATCGGCATTCTGGCCCATGTAGACGCAGGAAAAACTACATTGACAGAAAGTCTGCTATACACCAGTGGAGCGATTGCGGAACAGGGAAACGTGGATAAAGGGACCACAAGAACAGACACTATGATTTTGGAACGGCAACGGGGAATTACCATTCAGACAGCGGTTACTTCTTTTTATTGGAATGATTATAAAATCAATATCGTGGACACTCCCGGTCATATGGATTTTTTAACCGAAGCATACCGCTCTTTATCTGTCCTTGACGGAGCTGTTTTAGTCATTTCAGCAAAAGACGGCGTACAGGCACAAACCCGTATATTATTCCATGCGCTTCAGAAAATGGACATTCCGACAATTATCTTTATAAATAAGATAGACCAAAATGGGATCGACCTGCAGTGTGTTTACCAAAGCATTAAAGATAAACTTACCAGTGATATGATTGTCATGCAGGAGGTTTCCCTGTCGCCAAAGATAACCATGACCGATATTTCTGCTTTAGACAAATGGGATATGATTATTTCCGGAAGCGATGAACTATTAGAACGATATGTTGCAGAGGATTCTTTGGATATACAGGAATTACAATATGAAAAGTGCAAAAGAACCAGATGCTGCTCTTTGTTTCCTGTTTATCATGGGAGTGCAAAAGACAATTTAGGAACAGAAAAACTGATTGAAGCGATTATAGAAACTTTCATTACAGAAACGGACGATATTCAGTCTGAATTATGTGGATATGTTTTTAAGGTTGAGTATACAGAGCGGAAAAAACGGCTTTCTTATTTACGCCTGTATCATGGGACGCTCCATTTACGGGATACCCTGCTGCTGTCAAAAAAGGAAAAAATAAAGATTACAGAAATGTGTATTCCGTCAAATGGTGAAATCGTCCCGGCTGACCATGCCTGTCCGGGAGAAATTGTTATTTTAGCTGATGATACTTTGAAACTGAACGATATCCTGGGAAATGAAAAACTCCTGCCTCACAAAACACGGATTGATAATCCCATGCCATTACTTCGGACAACGGTAGAGCCGCAAAAGCCGGAGCAAAGGGAAGCCCTGTTAAATGCCCTCGCAGAGATTGCTGATACAGACCCTCTTTTGCATTTTGACATTGATACTGTTACCCATGAGATTATGTTATCTTTTTTGGGAAAAGTACAGTTAGAAGTTATTTGTTCGCTATTAGAAGAAAAATATCATGTGGGCGTGGCTATGAAAGAGCCTTCGGTTATTTATCTGGAAAGACCGCAAAAAAAAGCGAGCTGCACGATTCATATTGAAGTGCCGCCGAATCCGTTTTGGGCATCTATTGGTTTGACTGTAACACCGCTTCCTGTTGGAAGCGGAACACAATATAAAAGCGAGGTATCTCTCGGCTATTTAAACCAAAGTTTTCAAAATGCCGTCATGGAGGGTGTGCGTTATGGAATGGAGCAGGGCTTATATGGCTGGGGAGTGACAGACTGCCAAATTTGTTTTGATTATGGAGTTTATTACAGCCCGGTCAGCACCCCCGCTGATTTTCGTTTTCTTGCGCCTGTCGTGTTGGAGCAGGCATTGAAAAAAGCAGGGACACAACTGTTGGAACCATACCTTTCCTTTACCCTTTTTGCACCGCAGGAATATCTTTCACGGGCTTATAATGATGCACCAAAGTATTGCGCAATCATTGAATCAACCAGACTTGAAAAAGATGAAGTTATTTTTAAGGGTGAAATCCCTGCCCGTTGTATCGGTGAATATAGGAATGATCTGAATTTTTATACAAATGGAAGAAGTGTCTGCATTACAGAATTAAAAGGGTATCAGGAAACTTCCGGCGAGCCTGTATTTCAGCCACGCCGCCCGAACAGCCGTTTAGACAAGATCCGGCATATGTTTCAGAAGATAATGTAA
- a CDS encoding helix-turn-helix domain-containing protein, with protein MRNNRLLPYETIVQATSGEPEAVGTVLQYYRRRIQCAARVNGRVDQDTEDYITQTLLTAIFKFRFGR; from the coding sequence ATGAGAAATAATAGGCTTCTCCCCTATGAAACAATCGTCCAAGCCACCAGCGGGGAGCCGGAAGCGGTGGGAACTGTATTGCAGTATTACCGCCGCCGCATACAATGTGCCGCCCGTGTGAATGGACGGGTAGACCAAGATACAGAGGACTACATCACCCAGACGCTTCTCACAGCTATTTTCAAGTTCCGCTTTGGGAGATAG
- a CDS encoding RNA polymerase sigma factor gives MTCTEEYREHIEYTFHAFCKVVIRNATINAARTRSRKHKREISLEYLTDEKHYPLGTTDEYFQAPEPDEEYILTLCGDTVIFSSGLLAEALSRLDEREREMIYLSFFKRIPQHEIGRQYGRSRSTAGYHIRKVLRQLQAEMEGMAYEK, from the coding sequence ATGACCTGTACAGAAGAATATCGGGAACATATCGAGTACACTTTCCATGCCTTTTGCAAAGTCGTTATCCGAAATGCAACGATCAACGCAGCGAGGACACGGAGCAGGAAGCACAAAAGAGAAATATCCCTTGAATACCTCACAGACGAAAAGCACTACCCTTTAGGCACGACAGATGAATATTTCCAAGCCCCGGAGCCGGACGAGGAATACATACTTACCCTTTGCGGCGATACGGTCATTTTCAGCAGCGGCTTACTTGCGGAAGCCCTGTCACGGCTGGACGAACGGGAGCGGGAAATGATTTACCTGTCCTTTTTCAAGCGTATTCCACAGCACGAAATTGGCAGACAGTACGGGCGCAGCCGCAGCACAGCGGGCTACCATATCCGAAAAGTCCTACGGCAGCTCCAAGCGGAAATGGAGGGAATGGCATATGAGAAATAA
- a CDS encoding 4Fe-4S binding protein, which translates to MQVLWAVITNSYIIGFIRGKIYQGKIKNVCVPGMNCYSCPGAVASCPIGALQATLGSYEYKFAFYVSGFMILIGTIMGRFVCGWLCPFGLIQDVLNKIPLPSKLKIRTFKGDKQLRWLKYIILAVFVVLMPLYFTDMIGQGYPWFCKVICPVGTLEGGIPLVLMNKAMRATVGWLYAWKNVILIVTILISVIIYRPFCKYICPLGAIYSLFNPVSVFRYRVDFEKCIHCGACAKMCPMGCDPAKNANSLECIRCGKCKNICPTQAIRCTVFSKR; encoded by the coding sequence ATGCAGGTTTTATGGGCGGTTATTACGAATAGTTATATAATTGGTTTTATACGTGGAAAAATTTATCAGGGCAAAATTAAGAATGTATGTGTGCCAGGAATGAATTGTTATTCCTGCCCTGGCGCTGTTGCATCATGTCCTATCGGAGCATTACAGGCTACGCTTGGAAGTTATGAATATAAATTTGCTTTTTATGTATCAGGTTTCATGATTCTGATCGGAACTATCATGGGACGTTTTGTGTGTGGATGGTTATGCCCTTTTGGCTTGATTCAAGATGTATTAAATAAAATACCACTTCCTTCTAAGTTGAAAATCCGCACATTTAAAGGTGACAAACAACTGCGCTGGTTAAAATATATAATTCTTGCCGTTTTTGTTGTTTTAATGCCATTATATTTTACAGATATGATCGGACAGGGATATCCTTGGTTTTGCAAAGTGATTTGCCCGGTTGGAACATTAGAGGGAGGAATACCACTGGTGTTGATGAATAAAGCCATGCGGGCTACCGTAGGATGGCTTTATGCTTGGAAAAATGTCATTTTGATTGTGACGATTTTGATTTCAGTTATTATTTATCGTCCGTTTTGCAAATATATCTGTCCGTTAGGAGCAATATATTCTTTATTTAATCCAGTTTCAGTTTTTAGATATCGTGTTGATTTTGAAAAATGTATTCACTGTGGAGCTTGTGCGAAAATGTGTCCAATGGGCTGTGACCCGGCAAAGAATGCTAATAGTCTGGAGTGTATTCGTTGTGGAAAATGTAAAAATATATGTCCAACTCAGGCAATTAGATGCACTGTATTTTCGAAAAGATAA
- a CDS encoding sugar O-acetyltransferase, protein MTEREKMLAGELYDCGDPELLTQWHIAKDLVRDYNQTSSADEKEKERILNELLGGKGKNLWITAPFYVDYGNNIYFGNNCEVNMNCTFLDDNTIRIGDNALIVPNVQIYAAFHPTNATDRFGEPKEDGSFEFCKTQTAPVIIGNNVWIGGGAIIMPGVTVGNNVVIGAGSIVTKDIPDDVIAYGNPCRVVRDNK, encoded by the coding sequence ATGACAGAAAGAGAAAAAATGTTGGCAGGGGAACTGTATGATTGCGGAGATCCTGAATTATTAACACAATGGCATATAGCAAAAGACTTGGTTAGAGATTATAATCAAACAAGCTCAGCTGATGAGAAAGAAAAAGAACGAATATTAAATGAACTTCTTGGAGGAAAAGGCAAAAATCTATGGATAACAGCACCTTTTTATGTTGACTATGGTAACAACATCTATTTTGGAAATAATTGCGAAGTCAACATGAACTGTACTTTTCTTGATGATAATACGATACGAATTGGAGATAATGCTCTAATTGTGCCTAATGTACAAATATATGCGGCATTTCATCCAACAAATGCAACGGATCGCTTTGGAGAACCAAAAGAAGATGGTTCATTTGAATTCTGTAAAACACAAACAGCGCCTGTTATCATAGGCAATAATGTATGGATCGGAGGCGGTGCTATTATCATGCCGGGAGTTACGGTCGGAAATAATGTTGTTATAGGTGCAGGAAGTATTGTCACAAAAGATATTCCAGATGACGTGATAGCTTACGGAAATCCATGCAGGGTGGTAAGAGATAACAAATAA
- a CDS encoding phage replisome organizer N-terminal domain-containing protein — translation MADNRKYYYLKLKENFFDSDSIVLLEDMKDGILYSNILLKLYLKSLKNGGKLQLDEHIPYTAQMIATLTRHQIGTVERALEIFRQLGLVEQLDSGAFYMTDIELMIGQSSTEAERKRAARLENKALLPPRTKGGHLSDIRPPEIEIELEKEIEIEKEREGETGHPAPAAYGRYNNVILTDTELSGLKTELPDKWEYYIDRLSCHIASTGKQYHSHAATIYKWAQEDAAKGKAAPKQGIPDYSCKEGESL, via the coding sequence ATGGCAGATAACCGCAAGTATTACTACCTCAAGCTGAAAGAGAACTTTTTTGACAGCGACTCCATTGTGCTGCTGGAAGATATGAAAGACGGGATTTTATACTCCAATATCCTCTTGAAGCTGTACTTAAAATCGCTGAAAAACGGCGGGAAATTGCAGCTTGACGAGCATATCCCCTACACAGCGCAGATGATAGCGACACTGACCCGCCACCAGATAGGGACGGTTGAGAGGGCTTTAGAGATTTTCCGGCAGTTGGGGCTTGTGGAGCAGCTTGACAGCGGGGCTTTCTATATGACCGACATTGAGCTGATGATAGGACAGTCCTCTACCGAAGCCGAGCGGAAACGGGCTGCAAGACTGGAAAACAAGGCACTTTTACCGCCCCGGACAAAAGGCGGACATTTGTCCGACATTCGTCCACCAGAGATAGAGATAGAGTTAGAGAAAGAGATAGAGATAGAAAAAGAGAGAGAGGGAGAAACGGGACACCCCGCCCCCGCCGCTTATGGCAGATACAACAATGTGATACTGACCGATACAGAGCTTTCCGGGCTAAAAACAGAGTTGCCCGACAAGTGGGAGTATTATATTGACCGGCTTTCCTGCCATATCGCTTCCACCGGGAAACAGTACCACAGCCATGCAGCCACCATTTACAAGTGGGCGCAGGAGGACGCTGCCAAAGGCAAGGCTGCCCCGAAACAGGGCATACCCGATTATTCATGCAAGGAGGGCGAGAGCTTATGA
- a CDS encoding Maff2 family mobile element protein, which yields MGFFGSAVTILQTLVVAIGAGLGVWGVINLMEGYGNDNPGANAHVR from the coding sequence ATGGGATTTTTCGGAAGTGCAGTTACAATCTTACAGACATTAGTTGTAGCAATCGGTGCTGGTCTTGGTGTCTGGGGTGTCATCAACTTGATGGAAGGTTATGGTAACGATAACCCCGGAGCAAATGCTCATGTACGGTAA
- a CDS encoding AAA family ATPase: MKQKIYLITGLMASGKSTVSDLLAKSIEKCVHLRGDVFRKMIISGRENMSATPSAEAVRQLYLRYKLTADAARSYFDNGFSVVIQDNYYGDELNRMINYLHKYPVEVVVLCPDVETIKERERYREKTGYSGFTVETLYDTFMQTTPRIGFWLDNSNQTPQQTAETILNTRKPV; this comes from the coding sequence ATGAAACAAAAAATTTATCTCATTACAGGCTTAATGGCTTCTGGAAAATCTACAGTTTCCGATTTACTGGCAAAATCAATAGAAAAATGCGTCCATCTTCGTGGTGATGTGTTCCGAAAAATGATTATTTCAGGCAGAGAAAATATGTCAGCTACCCCATCAGCGGAAGCAGTCCGCCAGCTGTACCTTCGATACAAATTGACTGCTGATGCGGCAAGGTCATACTTTGACAACGGCTTTTCTGTAGTGATCCAAGATAACTACTACGGTGATGAATTAAACCGAATGATAAATTATCTGCATAAATACCCTGTTGAGGTTGTCGTTCTTTGTCCAGATGTGGAAACAATAAAAGAAAGGGAACGATACAGGGAGAAAACAGGCTATTCCGGCTTTACGGTTGAAACCTTATACGATACATTTATGCAGACAACACCACGGATCGGCTTTTGGCTGGACAATTCCAATCAAACACCACAGCAGACAGCAGAAACCATTCTGAACACCAGGAAGCCGGTATGA
- a CDS encoding class I SAM-dependent methyltransferase, whose amino-acid sequence MEYSKEDLMEAKRQILGVGENMGTEESKKIWEKNAQFWDNAMGDKSNEFHREVVRPKVTELLSPNPADYILDIACGNGNYSSYLAQRGASIVAFDYSKKMIELAKRRQSQYAKQIEFCVADATNRESILELKRNRAFTKAVSNMAIMDITDIEPLLMAVYELLEESGIFVFATQHPCFITLTEKYMTPHSYYGIAIEGQPEEQIYYHRSIQDIFNLCFRAGFVIDGFYEECFKNNKEIPMVMIVRLKKVKRDSLK is encoded by the coding sequence ATGGAATATAGTAAGGAAGATTTAATGGAAGCAAAAAGGCAAATTTTGGGAGTGGGAGAGAACATGGGAACAGAGGAAAGTAAAAAAATCTGGGAGAAAAACGCACAATTTTGGGATAATGCAATGGGTGACAAATCTAATGAATTTCACAGAGAGGTAGTGCGTCCCAAAGTAACGGAACTTCTATCTCCTAATCCTGCGGATTACATTTTGGATATTGCGTGTGGCAATGGAAATTATTCTTCGTATCTTGCACAAAGAGGCGCTTCGATTGTCGCTTTTGATTACAGCAAAAAAATGATAGAATTGGCTAAAAGACGGCAATCACAATATGCAAAACAAATTGAATTTTGTGTAGCGGATGCGACCAATAGAGAAAGTATATTAGAATTAAAAAGAAATCGAGCCTTTACGAAAGCAGTTTCTAATATGGCAATTATGGATATTACGGATATTGAACCACTTCTTATGGCTGTTTATGAACTGTTGGAGGAAAGCGGAATTTTTGTCTTTGCAACGCAACACCCTTGTTTTATCACGTTGACTGAAAAATATATGACACCGCACAGTTACTATGGTATAGCGATTGAAGGGCAACCGGAGGAGCAGATTTATTATCATCGTTCCATACAAGATATTTTTAACCTTTGTTTTAGAGCTGGATTTGTCATTGATGGATTTTATGAAGAATGTTTCAAAAACAACAAAGAAATTCCTATGGTAATGATAGTAAGGCTTAAAAAGGTAAAACGTGATAGCTTAAAATAA
- a CDS encoding CD1871A family CXXC motif-containing protein: MGKKVNILSNGITILLLLIGIVFLFLGIWREEYTIVMEKAINICLECIGIG; encoded by the coding sequence ATGGGTAAAAAAGTCAATATTTTATCGAATGGAATTACAATATTGCTCTTGCTGATTGGGATTGTATTTCTGTTTCTTGGCATTTGGCGAGAGGAATATACTATTGTAATGGAAAAGGCAATTAATATATGTTTGGAGTGTATCGGAATTGGATAA
- a CDS encoding XRE family transcriptional regulator, which translates to MNQKQTDITTGKQIRHLRTQSGMTQEELAGELNVTRQALSNWERDVNEPDLNTLKKICFLFGVHMDDFAKEVITKMETCEKKEKRQFNKYDMAIGLFYGVGIFLGIGIFFVGGFMTMSGAGWGASLFGGGCFSLVFGLICHAVITLRRNDK; encoded by the coding sequence TTGAACCAGAAACAGACGGATATTACAACAGGAAAGCAAATACGTCATCTGCGAACACAATCGGGAATGACACAGGAAGAACTGGCTGGGGAATTGAATGTTACCCGGCAGGCGCTATCGAATTGGGAGAGAGATGTTAATGAACCCGATTTAAATACGTTGAAAAAAATTTGTTTTCTTTTTGGAGTCCACATGGACGATTTTGCGAAGGAGGTAATAACAAAAATGGAAACATGTGAAAAAAAAGAGAAACGACAATTTAATAAGTATGATATGGCAATTGGACTTTTTTATGGTGTCGGGATATTTCTTGGCATTGGTATTTTCTTTGTTGGCGGTTTTATGACAATGTCGGGTGCAGGGTGGGGAGCATCACTATTTGGCGGTGGCTGTTTTTCTCTTGTATTTGGCTTGATATGCCATGCAGTTATTACATTGAGAAGAAATGACAAATGA
- a CDS encoding plasmid mobilization protein, with amino-acid sequence MRKRYNTPHRSRVVKTRMTEEEYAEFAERLSAYNMSQAEFIRQAITGAAIRPIITVSPVNDELLAAVGKLTAEYGRIGGNLNQIARTLNEWHSPYPQLAGEVRAAVSDLAALKFEVLQKVGDAVGNIQTYQL; translated from the coding sequence ATGCGAAAACGATATAACACGCCGCACCGCAGCCGGGTAGTCAAGACACGCATGACCGAGGAAGAATACGCCGAGTTTGCGGAAAGGCTTTCTGCTTACAACATGAGCCAAGCCGAGTTTATCCGGCAAGCCATAACCGGGGCAGCCATACGCCCCATCATAACCGTTTCCCCCGTCAATGACGAGTTGCTTGCCGCTGTCGGGAAGCTGACCGCCGAATACGGCAGGATCGGCGGCAACTTAAACCAGATAGCCCGGACGCTGAACGAGTGGCACAGCCCCTACCCGCAGCTTGCCGGGGAGGTACGGGCGGCGGTTTCCGACCTTGCTGCCCTAAAGTTTGAAGTCTTGCAGAAAGTGGGTGACGCTGTTGGCAACATTCAAACATATCAGCTCTAA